TTACACCTTGCGCGTCATCGATGATCTGACAGCTCAGATACTTGTTCGATTTATTAAAAACTAAGCGAGGGCGGTTTCCTAATTTTTTTAACTTAAATCTGGAACGTTCCGCTCTTTTGATTTTGGAAAGACTTTTCTTTAGTTTATCAATCATGGCTTACTTCTTACCTGTTTTTCCGGCCTTTTTCTTGATGAACTCTTCAGCGTATTTAATTCCCTTTCCTTTGTAAGGCTCGGGCGGTCTCTTAGAACGGATATCTGCCGCAACTTGTCCAACAAGTTGTTTATCGATTCCAGTTACCTTAATTTTCAGCTGTTCCAGTACATCGATCTTAATGCCTTTAGGAGCTTTATAAACAACCTCGTGAGAATACCCAAGGCTCATCACCAAGTCTTCTCCTCTTTTCTGAGCTCTGTAACCGACCCCAGTGATCTCGAGATTTTTTTCCCAACCTTGGCTTACACCTTTTACACAATTCATAAGAAGGGCTCTCGTTAAACCGTGAAGAGCGACGACCTTTTGATCTTCGTTGCTTCTTTCCAGTTTTACGATTCCGTTTTCATTCTTCACGGAAAGACCTTCAAAGATCGGTGTAGAAAGTTCCCCAAGAGGACCTTTTACTTTAATATTTGCGTTTTCTTGCTTCACTTCGACTTTTTCGGGAAGCTTGATTTCTGCCTTACCAATTCTGGACATGATGTTTTGTAATCGAGAAGCCTATTAGGACATCTTCAGGATTACTTCACCTCCCAATTTAAGTTTGCGGGCATTTTTACCGGTCATGATTCCCTTGGAAGTGGATACGATCATGGTTCCGATGTTGTTTTTATAGGGACGAATTTCCGCGCTCTTGATATAAACGCGTCTACCTGGAGTAGAAACTCTTATAAGCTCGCGGATGATCGGACGTTTTGTCTGATCATACTTTAGAAAAACTTTATAATCTTCGAAAGTTTCGTTTACTTTAACAGGTTCGTAGTCTCTGATAAAGCCTTCTTCTTTCATGAGGTCAAGAATTGACTTCTTGATCTTACTTCCTGGTACCAGGCAGGTCTCATGTTTTGCTCTCCCTGCATTTCTAATGCGGGTCAGCATATCTCCGATTGGATCTGACATACTCATGATTTATATTTCCTCTCTCTCACCAGGATGATTTTACTACGCCGGGAATCTGTGCACCACTGGCAAGTTTCCGGAAGCAAATTCTGCACATATCGAATCTTCTAAGGTATCCGCGTGATCTTCCGCAGATCGGGCAACGGTTATACTCTCTTACCTGGAACTTTTTCTTTCTTTGATGTCTTACAATTATAGAAGTTTTAGCCATAACTTTTGAAGATTACTCCTTATTTCTGGTTCCTGTAAGGCATTCCAAACGCGGCAAGAAGGCTAAATGCTTCCTCGTTCGATTTTGAATTGGTTACAAAAGTCATATTGATCCCGTAGAGCGTATTGATCTTATCAACCTTGATCTCGGGGAAAATGATCTGTTCTTTAATGCTCATGTTGTAGTTTCCGCGACCGTCGAAACCCTTGTCGTTCACACCTTTGAAGTCACGAACCCGAGGGAGAGCCACGTTCACTAATCTGTCCAGGAACTCATACATATAGTCCCCGCGCAGAGTTACCATACAACCAAGGCTCATCCCTTCGCGGATTTTGAATCCCGCGATCGATTTTTTTGCCTTTGTCTTAACCGGTCTCTGTCCGGTAATGAGTGCTAATTCTTCCACCGCGGCTTCGAGAGCTTTCGGGTTTGTATGAGCTTCGCCCATACCCACGTTGAGAACGATCTTCTCAAGACGAGGAACCTGCATGATGGATTCGAAATTGAACTTCTTGTTCAACTCGGGAACGATTTCTTTTTTATACTTTGTTCTGAGTCTAGCTGCCATGGGTTATAACTCTTTTTTATCCGGTCTGCTCACACGGACCTTTTTCCCTTTGATAGTCTCGAATCCGACGCGAACTCCCGCTTTTTTCTTGGAGTCGTAAAACATCACGTTGGAGATATGAATCGCAGCTTCCACTTCGATCACTCCGCCTTGAGGATTCTCTTGAGTAGGTCTCATAAATCTTTTTCTTTTATTGATCCCTTCTACAATTACTCGGTCTCTTTTCTTATCGATAGAGAGAACCTTGCCTTTTTTTCCCTTCTCTTTTCCGGCGATGCAGATTACTTCATCGTTCTTCTTGAAGCGGAACTTTTTGAACTTCGTGTATTCGGATCCACGATAAGTCAACTTAGCCATTATAATACCTCCGGAGCGAGAGAGATAATCTTAGCGTATTTTTTATCTCTGAGTTCGCGGGCAACCGGTCCAAAGATCCTGGTTCCCTTAGGATTTCCTTTATCATCGATGATCGCACAAGCGTTGTCATCGAAACGGATGTAAGATCCGTCTGGTCTTCTGATTTCTTTGGTAGTTCTCACAACAACCGCTCTTTGAACCGCTTTGTTGTGAACTTTCTTACCTGTAGAATCTTTCAAACCGAAACCAGGCTGAGCGTCTTTTACCGCAACGATGATCTCATCGCCAACGGAAGCGTATCTTTTTTTAGATCCGCCCAGAACCTTAATACACATTACCTTTTTGATTCCGGAGTTATCCGCAACCTGTAGCCATGTTTCTTGTTGGATCATATCACTTCGCCTTCTCTACGATTTTATAAAGTCTATGTCTTTTTTCTCTAGACAGAGGACGAGTTTCAATCGCGAGGATTTTATCCCCAATAGTGCATTCGTTTTTTTCGTCATGAACTTTGAGTTTCACAGTTTTTCTGACGATCTTCTTAAATCTCGGGTGAGTTTTTCTGGTTTCCACAACGATAACGACGGTTTTATCCATCGAGTTGCTCACAACTTTCCCCTCGGTAAGAAGCGATTTGTTGATATGTTGTTTCCCGGCTGTCATAAATCCTTCTTAGCCCTTAACCTTCGCGCTGATTCTCGCGAGATTTTTTTTCTTTCTTTTGATTCGGGAGAAAATCTTAGATTTTTTCTCTCCCGGATTGGCCTTCAGTTGTCTTTCTCTCTGAATGGTCAGAAGTTTAGCGATCTTCTTCTTCGTATTGTGGATCACCTTTGGGTTCTCCAGAGAACGAGCGACTCCGTATTGAAAACGAGAGTTTCTAAGAACTTTTCTCGCTTCTTCGAGTTGCTCGAGAATTTCGCTGTCTTTCAATTCTTGTAATTTGATCTTTTTCATAGAACAGACCTTTTCACGAATTCAGTATGAATCGGTAGTTTGTAAGAAGCCAGGTTAAGGGCTTTCTTTGCGGTTTCTTCGTCGATTCCGCTCATTTCAAAAAGAATTCTTCCCGGACGGATCTCAGCAATCCAGAACTCAGGATTCCCCTTTCCTTTCCCCATCCGAGTTTCGGCTGGTTTTTTGGTGATTGGAGTATGAGGGAAGATCCTGATCCAGAGTTTCCCGCCTCTTTTAACTTGGCGGTTGATAGTAATCCTTGCGGCTTCAATCTGTCTCGCAGTCAGTCTTCCGGAAGTAACGGCTTTTAAACCGAATTCTCCGAAGGAAACTAAAGAACCTCTTTCGTCGGTTCCTTTGAGTCTTCCTCTTTGTCTTTTTCTGAACTTTACACGTTTAGGTGATAACATGGCTATTTCTCTTTACAGCAATTAGCTGGTTCTTCTCTTTACTGCGTATTTATCTTCTTCAGATTCTTCTTTGCTCTGAATGAAGTCTCCACTATAGGTCCAGACTTTAACGCCTATTTGTCCGAAAGTGGTCTTTGCTTCTTTGAATCCGAGATCAATCTTTGCGCGAAGAGTGTGCAAAGGAATTCTTCCTTCCTTGTAGTTCTCTCTTCTCGCCATGTCCGCTCCGTTCAAACGACCGGAGATAAGAATTTTGATTCCTTCTACTCCACCTCTCATTGCGCGGCGAAGTTCTTGTTTCATAACTCTCCGGAAAGGTTGTCTTTGTTCGATCTGAAGAGCGATGGATTCCGCGATACACTGTGCAACGGTTTCCGGTTTTTTAACTTCGATGATGTTCAGGTTCACCGGTTTTTCAGTCATCGTTTTCAGAATTTTCTTAACAGCTTCGATGTTAGAACCTTTCTGACCGATTACGATACCCGGCTTCGCAGTATGAAGATTCACGTTGATCTTTTCAGGAAATCTTTCGATGACAACCTTTACGATCCCGGCGTTATGAAAACGTCCCTGGATGAATTTACGGATCTTGATATCTTCATGAAGATTCTTTTTATAGTCAGACTGAGAGAACCAAATTGAGTCCCAGCCTCTTGTGATCCCGATTCTTAAACCGATTGGATTTACTTTCTGTCCCATGAATACTCCGTATTAATCCGAGAGAACCACGGTGATGTGGCTCAGTCTTTTTCTGATTCTCGCCGCACGGCCTCTTGCACGAGGACGGAAACGTTTCATAATCGGTCCTTCGTCTACGTAGATCTTTTTGATAAAGAGTTGTTTAGAATCTATTTTATCGTTCAAGACCGTCGCGTTTGCGGAAGCTGAAAGAATCACTTTTGTCAAAGGTTCGATCGCTCTTTTATTGGTGAATTTCAAAATATCAAGGGCTTCGCCGACTGCGTATCCGCGAATTTCATCCGCAACGAGGCGAACTTTTCTCGGAGACATTCTTACGAAACGAGCAACTGCTTTGGCTTCCATTACTTCTTGCCCGCCTTTTTATCCGTAGCTACGTGACCGCGGAAAGTTCTGGTTGGAGAAAATTCTCCCAACTTGTGCCCGATCATGTTTTCGTTGATATACACGGGAGTAAATTGTTTCCCGTTATGCACCATTACGGTGTGTCCAACCATATCCGGGAAGATAGTACTTCTTCTAGACCAGGTTTTGAAAGGTTTCTTTTGATTTTCAGAGTTCAGCTTGGTGATCTTCTTCATAAGATGATCATCAATGAACGGACCTTTTTTAATACTTCTTGCCATTGATATTACCTGTTCCTGTTCCGTTTTCTCTTCTGAACGATGAACTTATCGCTCGGACGGGTAGATCTTCTGGTCTTATAGCCCTTTGTCGGTTGTCCCCAAGGAGAAACCGGGTGACGACCTCCGGAAGTACGACCCTCACCACCACCATGCGGGTGATCCACAGGGTTCATTACAACCCCCCGAACGGTTGGGCGAATCCCCATCCAACGGGATCTTCCTGCTTTACCAATGGAAACCAGGTTGTGATCTTTATTACTGCAAATTCCGACAGTCGCATAACAATTCTCGTGAATCTTACGAACTTCGGTCGAAGGAAGTTTCAGAAGAATGTATTCTCCATCGCGTCCCGCAATCGTTCCGAAAGATCCGGCGGTTCTTGCGATCTGTCCGCCTCTTCCGATTTGAAGTTCTACGTTATGCACGTTTGTGCCGGGAGGAATTTTTCCGATCGGCATTGCGTTCCCGATCTTAATTTCCACTCCGTTAGCTCCGGATTGAACTACGTCTCCAACTTTGATTCCGTCCGGGGCGAGAATATAAGCATATTCTCCGTCCTTGTAACAAACCAAAGAAATGAACGCGGAACGATTCGGATCGTATTCCAGAGTTTTTACAACCGCAGGAACGTTTGTTTTTCTGCGTTTGAAATCGATGATACGATATTTTCTTTTTACACGACCACCTCTGTGACGAACGGAAATCTTTCCGCCGTCTCCTCTTCCCGCTTTGTAGGAAAGAGTCAACGTAAGAGGTTTATACGGTTCTGTTTCCGTAATCTCTTTGAAATCCAATACGGATTTATAACGACTTGCGGAAGTTACGGGTTTAAACTTTTTAATTCCCATTTCTTATGCTTCCTTTGCGAAATCGATGCTTGCACCATCACGGAAAGTCACTACTGCTTTCTTCCAGTGTGGGCGAGGCGCCGGCATGTTTCTGAAACGTTTGATCTTCCCTCTGTAAACTTGAATGTTTACCGCGGAAGGAGTTACTTTAAAAATCTTTTTGAATGCTTCTTTGATCAGAGTTTTGTTAGCATCGATATGAACTTTCACGGTGTATTTCACCATTCTCGTTCCTTTTTTGCTATTGGCTCCGATCGTTTCCAGATCTTGAGATTTTTCAGTGACTACAGGTGTAAGAATTACGTCTTGGAGATTCATTTCTGTGCTCCGTACTGAGTCAGCATCTCTTTCAGAGCCGCTTCTGTGATCACCAAATTGCGGTTATACAGAATGTCTCTGCAGGAGATTCTTTTTGAATTGATATATTTAACGGTTGGGATGTTACGAACCGACTTCTTAACGAAATCGCTCTCACCTTGAACCAAAAATCCAACAACACCGGTGTTTCTAAGATTCATATTTTTGAATAAAGAATCAAAGGACTTTGTGCTGTATTCTTTCGGATCGAGATCTTCGATCACTTTCACTGCGGAAGCTTGCGCTTTTTTATTCAGAATCGAAAGCACAGCTCTGTGTTTGAGTTTGGAAGAAACTTTATAAGAATAGTCTCTTTTTTGAGGACCGTGAACCGTTCCCCCACCAACCCAATGAGGAGCGCGAGTCGAACCTTGTCTGGCGCGACCTGTCCCTTTTTGAGCCCAAGGCTTTTTTCCACCACCGCGGACTTCCGATCTGGTTTTTGTTGCGTGGTTTCCAGAACGCATATTTGCATTCTCAGCCTTAATCGCTTCGTAGATCGAAGCGACGCTAAGCTTGCTTTCAAAGAGTGCGGAAGGAAGTTCGATTTCTGAAATCAGCTTTCCTTCTTTAGAATACTTCTGTGCTTTCATATCTAACCCGGATTTTAAATCTTCTCGATCGTAATTACTGTGTTTGCAGTGCCGGGTACCGCCCCGCTCACGAACACAAGATTCTTTTCTTCATTGATCCGGACTACTTTCAAATTCCGGACTGTAGTTTGGAGGGAACCAGTTCTTCCGGGAAGCTTAATGCCTTTAAAAACCCGAGAAGGAGTAGAGTTCGCACCCATAGATCCAGGATGTCTGTGAAAACGAGATCCGTGTCCACCCGGTCCACCGGCGTGTCCATGACGTTTTACAACCCCTTGAAATCCTCTTCCTTTGCTGACTCCGGTAACTTTTACCACGTCAGAAACAGCAAAAACATCCTGAATTTTCAGAACCGAACCTGCTGCAGGAGAATCTCCGAAACTACGAAATTCTCTCAAAACTCTCTTTGGTCCAAGTCCCGCTTTTGCAAGGTGGGTCTTTTCCGCTTTGGAGAGCTGAAATTCTTTAGTATCTTGAAACGCCAACTGGATCGCTTCGTATCCGTCATTTTCAACAGACTTGACTTGAGAAACGGCGCAAGGGCCGACTTCCAAAACAGTTACAGGAATCATATTCCCCTGTTCGTCAAAGATCTGTGACATTCCAACTTTTTTGCCGATTAATCCCTTTGCCATCGTTCCTTACCTTCAGGATTTGATATCTACAGATACCCCTGCAGGAAGCTGAAGTTTCATCAGCGCTTCTACAGTGTCTTCATTGGTATCCAGGATATCGATGAGCCGTTTGTGTGTTTTTAATTCAAACTGCTCTCTGGATTTTTTATTCACGTGCGGAGAACGAAGAACTGTATAGATCTCTTTCTTAGTAGGAAGAGGAATCGGGCCGGAGACAGTCGCTCCGGTCCTTTTCGCAGTTGCTACGATCTCATAGGTCGATTGGTCAATCAACCTATGGTCGAACGCTTTCAGTTTAACTCTTATTTTTTGTCCGGCCATTTTTAAAGAGCTCTTACTCAATGATGTCCGCGACAACGCCGGACCCAATGGTTCTTCCACCTTCGCGAATTGCGAACTTGAGACCTTTGTCCATTGCGATCGGGCTGATCAATTCAACAGTCAGAGAAACGTTGTCACCTGGCATAACCATTTCGATTCCGTTAGGAAGGTTACAAACTCCGGTAACGTCAGTAGTTCTGAAGTAGAACTGAGGACGATAGTTATTGATGAAAGGAGTGTGACGTCCGCCTTCATCTTTTGTTAAAACGTAAACCTCAGCGGCAAACTTTTTGTGAGGAGTGATAGATCCCGGCTTAGCGAGAACTTGTCCTCTTTCGATGTCTTCTTTTTTAGTTCCACGAAGAAGGGCACCGATGTTGTCACCAGCTTCCGCTTGATCGAGAAGTTTTCTGAACATTTCGATACCGGTAACAACAGTTTTTGTTGTTGGGCGGATCCCGATGATTTCAACTTCGTCGTTCACTTTCAGAACGCCTTGCTCAACTCTTCCAGTCGCAACAGTTCCACGACCAGTGATCGAGAACACGTCTTCAACAGGCATAAGGAAAGGTTTGTCTGTAATTCTTTTTGGGTTTGGAACGTAAGTGTCCAGAGCTTCCATCAATTTTAGAATTGCTGGCATACCGATTTCTGATTCATCACCTTCCAGAGCTTTTACTGCGGAACCGTGAATGATAGGGGTATCATCGCCAGGGAAGTTATATTTGTTGAGAAGGTCGCGAACGTCCATTTCAACCATTTCGATCATTTCAGCTCTTTCATCAGCAGCAAGCATGTCCGCTTTGTTGATGAATACGATAACGTAAGGAACACCAACCTGACGAGCGAGGAGAATGTGTTCTTTCGTTTGTGGCATTGGTCCATCAGTTGCAGATACAACGAGGATCGCAGCGTCCATCTGAGCCGCGCCGGTGATCATGTTTTTAACATAGTCAGCGTGACCAGGACAATCTACGTGAGCGTAGTGACGGTTAGCAGTTTCATATTCCTGGTGAGAAGTAGCAATGGTGATCCCACGAGCTTTTTCTTCCGGAGCATTATCAATTTGGTCATAAGCAACAGCTTTGTTCTTACCACCGATCGCTTTTGCAAGTGTAGTAGTAATAGCTGCCGTCAGGGTTGTTTTACCATGATCCACGTGACCAATTGTACCAACGTTTAAGTGAGGTTTCGACCTATCAAATTTTTCTTTAGCCATAGCGACTGTTTAATCTCCTTACTTTTTAACGAACCCTAACGGGAATCGACTAATGTAATTACGTAATAGTGTTCAGAGTCAAAAAGGGAGTCCAGAGACAGAACACCCCTTCCCTGTGTCATATTTCTAAGCACGCTTGCAAAGCCAAGCAAGTTTTCCGTAGAAGCATTTGCGTGAACAAGCGACTTACCATCTCCGAGCGAAACAACATTATGAATCTTTGCATTTCTCTTGGAGAGAGCACCAAGCACATCGCCTAACGATGAATCTGGTATCAAAATCTCTAATGAAGAAATCGGACCCACAAGTTCCGTGTAATTCGGAATTATGTCTTTTAAGCCTTTGATGACGGCTACTTTTACAAGTGAAGAAGTTTCTATCGAAGAATCCGGAGGATCGTATCGATGAACAATCAAATCCAAGCCGAGAACTTCTTCTCCCTTGGATCCCTTTGCCACTACTTCATAAAAAGCTGATGTAATGGCTTCTTCTAGTGTTTCAGTAATCTTAGTTTCAAACCGCACTTCCCTGGAAAAGCTGTTAGAGCTTGCCAGAGAGGCGTGCACCTGTCCGCTTGAGATTTTTTGATCAAACGCGGTATGCTGAAATTCACTCTGTAGGACCATTTTTTTCCAAAGCTCAAACCTTGCAACTTTTATCCCGCTGACATTTACTTTGTGAGGAAAGAATTCTTTCATTCGAGAAAGAGAGACTTCCAAGTGCAATTCTCCAAGTCCTGAGAGTTGAATTTGTCCTGTATCGATCAGGACTTT
This is a stretch of genomic DNA from Leptospira tipperaryensis. It encodes these proteins:
- the rplF gene encoding 50S ribosomal protein L6, with the translated sequence MSRIGKAEIKLPEKVEVKQENANIKVKGPLGELSTPIFEGLSVKNENGIVKLERSNEDQKVVALHGLTRALLMNCVKGVSQGWEKNLEITGVGYRAQKRGEDLVMSLGYSHEVVYKAPKGIKIDVLEQLKIKVTGIDKQLVGQVAADIRSKRPPEPYKGKGIKYAEEFIKKKAGKTGKK
- the rpsH gene encoding 30S ribosomal protein S8, with protein sequence MSMSDPIGDMLTRIRNAGRAKHETCLVPGSKIKKSILDLMKEEGFIRDYEPVKVNETFEDYKVFLKYDQTKRPIIRELIRVSTPGRRVYIKSAEIRPYKNNIGTMIVSTSKGIMTGKNARKLKLGGEVILKMS
- a CDS encoding type Z 30S ribosomal protein S14, encoding MAKTSIIVRHQRKKKFQVREYNRCPICGRSRGYLRRFDMCRICFRKLASGAQIPGVVKSSW
- the rplE gene encoding 50S ribosomal protein L5 — translated: MAARLRTKYKKEIVPELNKKFNFESIMQVPRLEKIVLNVGMGEAHTNPKALEAAVEELALITGQRPVKTKAKKSIAGFKIREGMSLGCMVTLRGDYMYEFLDRLVNVALPRVRDFKGVNDKGFDGRGNYNMSIKEQIIFPEIKVDKINTLYGINMTFVTNSKSNEEAFSLLAAFGMPYRNQK
- the rplX gene encoding 50S ribosomal protein L24, translated to MAKLTYRGSEYTKFKKFRFKKNDEVICIAGKEKGKKGKVLSIDKKRDRVIVEGINKRKRFMRPTQENPQGGVIEVEAAIHISNVMFYDSKKKAGVRVGFETIKGKKVRVSRPDKKEL
- the rplN gene encoding 50S ribosomal protein L14, which produces MIQQETWLQVADNSGIKKVMCIKVLGGSKKRYASVGDEIIVAVKDAQPGFGLKDSTGKKVHNKAVQRAVVVRTTKEIRRPDGSYIRFDDNACAIIDDKGNPKGTRIFGPVARELRDKKYAKIISLAPEVL
- the rpsQ gene encoding 30S ribosomal protein S17 — protein: MTAGKQHINKSLLTEGKVVSNSMDKTVVIVVETRKTHPRFKKIVRKTVKLKVHDEKNECTIGDKILAIETRPLSREKRHRLYKIVEKAK
- the rpmC gene encoding 50S ribosomal protein L29, which encodes MKKIKLQELKDSEILEQLEEARKVLRNSRFQYGVARSLENPKVIHNTKKKIAKLLTIQRERQLKANPGEKKSKIFSRIKRKKKNLARISAKVKG
- the rplP gene encoding 50S ribosomal protein L16; protein product: MLSPKRVKFRKRQRGRLKGTDERGSLVSFGEFGLKAVTSGRLTARQIEAARITINRQVKRGGKLWIRIFPHTPITKKPAETRMGKGKGNPEFWIAEIRPGRILFEMSGIDEETAKKALNLASYKLPIHTEFVKRSVL
- the rpsC gene encoding 30S ribosomal protein S3; amino-acid sequence: MGQKVNPIGLRIGITRGWDSIWFSQSDYKKNLHEDIKIRKFIQGRFHNAGIVKVVIERFPEKINVNLHTAKPGIVIGQKGSNIEAVKKILKTMTEKPVNLNIIEVKKPETVAQCIAESIALQIEQRQPFRRVMKQELRRAMRGGVEGIKILISGRLNGADMARRENYKEGRIPLHTLRAKIDLGFKEAKTTFGQIGVKVWTYSGDFIQSKEESEEDKYAVKRRTS
- the rplV gene encoding 50S ribosomal protein L22; the protein is MEAKAVARFVRMSPRKVRLVADEIRGYAVGEALDILKFTNKRAIEPLTKVILSASANATVLNDKIDSKQLFIKKIYVDEGPIMKRFRPRARGRAARIRKRLSHITVVLSD
- the rpsS gene encoding 30S ribosomal protein S19, which encodes MARSIKKGPFIDDHLMKKITKLNSENQKKPFKTWSRRSTIFPDMVGHTVMVHNGKQFTPVYINENMIGHKLGEFSPTRTFRGHVATDKKAGKK
- the rplB gene encoding 50S ribosomal protein L2; the encoded protein is MGIKKFKPVTSASRYKSVLDFKEITETEPYKPLTLTLSYKAGRGDGGKISVRHRGGRVKRKYRIIDFKRRKTNVPAVVKTLEYDPNRSAFISLVCYKDGEYAYILAPDGIKVGDVVQSGANGVEIKIGNAMPIGKIPPGTNVHNVELQIGRGGQIARTAGSFGTIAGRDGEYILLKLPSTEVRKIHENCYATVGICSNKDHNLVSIGKAGRSRWMGIRPTVRGVVMNPVDHPHGGGEGRTSGGRHPVSPWGQPTKGYKTRRSTRPSDKFIVQKRKRNRNR
- a CDS encoding 50S ribosomal protein L23, which encodes MNLQDVILTPVVTEKSQDLETIGANSKKGTRMVKYTVKVHIDANKTLIKEAFKKIFKVTPSAVNIQVYRGKIKRFRNMPAPRPHWKKAVVTFRDGASIDFAKEA
- the rplD gene encoding 50S ribosomal protein L4, which gives rise to MKAQKYSKEGKLISEIELPSALFESKLSVASIYEAIKAENANMRSGNHATKTRSEVRGGGKKPWAQKGTGRARQGSTRAPHWVGGGTVHGPQKRDYSYKVSSKLKHRAVLSILNKKAQASAVKVIEDLDPKEYSTKSFDSLFKNMNLRNTGVVGFLVQGESDFVKKSVRNIPTVKYINSKRISCRDILYNRNLVITEAALKEMLTQYGAQK
- the rplC gene encoding 50S ribosomal protein L3 gives rise to the protein MAKGLIGKKVGMSQIFDEQGNMIPVTVLEVGPCAVSQVKSVENDGYEAIQLAFQDTKEFQLSKAEKTHLAKAGLGPKRVLREFRSFGDSPAAGSVLKIQDVFAVSDVVKVTGVSKGRGFQGVVKRHGHAGGPGGHGSRFHRHPGSMGANSTPSRVFKGIKLPGRTGSLQTTVRNLKVVRINEEKNLVFVSGAVPGTANTVITIEKI
- the rpsJ gene encoding 30S ribosomal protein S10, with the translated sequence MAGQKIRVKLKAFDHRLIDQSTYEIVATAKRTGATVSGPIPLPTKKEIYTVLRSPHVNKKSREQFELKTHKRLIDILDTNEDTVEALMKLQLPAGVSVDIKS
- the tuf gene encoding elongation factor Tu, which translates into the protein MAKEKFDRSKPHLNVGTIGHVDHGKTTLTAAITTTLAKAIGGKNKAVAYDQIDNAPEEKARGITIATSHQEYETANRHYAHVDCPGHADYVKNMITGAAQMDAAILVVSATDGPMPQTKEHILLARQVGVPYVIVFINKADMLAADERAEMIEMVEMDVRDLLNKYNFPGDDTPIIHGSAVKALEGDESEIGMPAILKLMEALDTYVPNPKRITDKPFLMPVEDVFSITGRGTVATGRVEQGVLKVNDEVEIIGIRPTTKTVVTGIEMFRKLLDQAEAGDNIGALLRGTKKEDIERGQVLAKPGSITPHKKFAAEVYVLTKDEGGRHTPFINNYRPQFYFRTTDVTGVCNLPNGIEMVMPGDNVSLTVELISPIAMDKGLKFAIREGGRTIGSGVVADIIE